The following proteins come from a genomic window of Phnomibacter ginsenosidimutans:
- a CDS encoding sigma-70 family RNA polymerase sigma factor: protein MSMRQLKITKSITNRESQSLEKYLQEIGRVELITPEEEVQLAIRIKQGDQRALDRLVAANLRFVVSVAKQYQNQGLTLSDLINEGNLGLIRAAQRFDETRGFKFISYAVWWIRQSILQALAEQSRIVRLPLNKVGLTNKVTRAFNQLEQEYEREPTPEELADVLEMETDEVAATLSIGGRHISMDAPVSDSEDGSLIDLMVNPNADQANTNLDHHESLKTEISRSLNTLTERQKEVLCYFFGIGIDNPLSLEDIGHRFHLTRERVRQIKDKALAKLQSTSRSKLLKVYLGT, encoded by the coding sequence ATGAGTATGCGCCAACTCAAGATTACCAAATCTATTACCAACCGGGAATCACAAAGCCTGGAGAAGTACCTACAGGAAATCGGGCGTGTGGAATTGATCACACCCGAAGAAGAAGTTCAACTCGCCATCCGCATTAAACAAGGCGACCAACGGGCACTCGACCGTTTGGTAGCGGCCAACCTGCGTTTTGTAGTGAGTGTTGCCAAGCAATATCAAAATCAGGGGCTAACCCTGAGCGACCTCATCAACGAAGGCAATCTCGGCCTCATTCGGGCCGCCCAACGTTTTGATGAAACCAGAGGTTTCAAATTCATATCTTATGCTGTGTGGTGGATTCGCCAGAGCATTTTGCAGGCCCTGGCCGAGCAAAGCCGCATTGTACGCCTGCCGCTTAATAAAGTGGGGCTCACCAATAAGGTAACCCGGGCTTTCAACCAATTGGAGCAGGAGTACGAACGGGAGCCCACCCCCGAAGAACTGGCTGATGTGCTGGAAATGGAAACCGATGAAGTAGCGGCCACACTCAGCATTGGCGGCCGGCACATCAGCATGGATGCACCTGTGTCGGACAGTGAAGATGGTTCTTTGATTGATCTGATGGTGAACCCCAATGCCGATCAGGCCAATACCAACCTCGACCACCACGAATCGTTGAAGACGGAAATCAGCCGCAGCCTGAATACCCTCACCGAACGCCAGAAGGAAGTGCTCTGTTATTTTTTTGGCATCGGTATCGACAATCCGCTGAGCCTCGAAGACATTGGCCACCGGTTTCACCTCACTAGGGAGCGGGTACGGCAAATAAAAGACAAGGCATTGGCTAAGCTGCAAAGCACCAGCCGCTCCAAGCTGCTGAAAGTTTATCTGGGAACCTGA
- the ffh gene encoding signal recognition particle protein, which yields MFESLSERLESAFKNIKGQGRINELNIANTVKDIRRALVDADVNYKIAKDFTDKVKDKALGEKVLLSVSPGQQMVKIVQDELTELMGGKASEFNITGTPAVILIAGLQGSGKTTFSGKLANYLKSQKKSPLLVAADIYRPAAIDQLHVLGEQIQVDVYSDRENKDAVSIAKAAIAEAKAKNKNVVIIDTAGRLAVDEVMMTEVANIKSAVNPTEILFVVDSMTGQDAVNTAKAFNDRLDFSGVVLTKLDGDTRGGAAISIQYTVDKPIKFVSNGEKMDALDVFYPDRMAQRILGMGDITTLVEKAQAQFDEEQAKKLEKKIRKNQFDFEDFLQQIQQIKKMGNMKDLLGMIPGLGKQVKDLDIPDDAFKGIEAMIHSMTPEERANPDIINPSRKNRIAKGSGKKLEEVNAFMKQFEQMKQMMKMMNKMPMGGMMGRR from the coding sequence ATGTTCGAATCATTATCGGAGCGGTTAGAGTCGGCGTTTAAGAATATTAAAGGCCAGGGACGCATCAACGAACTGAACATTGCCAATACGGTAAAAGACATTCGCCGGGCACTGGTAGACGCCGACGTAAATTATAAGATAGCCAAGGATTTTACCGATAAGGTAAAAGACAAAGCATTGGGCGAAAAAGTACTGCTGAGTGTGAGCCCCGGCCAGCAAATGGTGAAGATTGTGCAAGACGAACTCACCGAACTGATGGGCGGCAAAGCCAGCGAATTCAACATCACCGGCACCCCTGCAGTGATTTTGATTGCTGGTTTGCAGGGTAGTGGTAAAACTACTTTTAGTGGTAAACTGGCCAACTACCTCAAGAGCCAAAAGAAAAGTCCGTTGCTGGTAGCGGCCGATATTTATCGCCCTGCGGCCATCGATCAGCTGCATGTATTGGGCGAGCAAATACAGGTAGATGTATACAGCGACCGGGAAAATAAAGATGCGGTAAGCATTGCTAAAGCGGCTATTGCCGAGGCAAAAGCCAAAAACAAAAATGTAGTCATCATTGATACGGCCGGCCGCCTGGCGGTAGACGAAGTGATGATGACCGAAGTCGCCAATATCAAGTCTGCTGTAAACCCCACCGAAATTTTGTTTGTGGTCGATAGCATGACCGGTCAGGATGCAGTGAATACGGCGAAAGCCTTCAACGACCGCCTCGACTTTAGTGGTGTGGTGCTCACCAAGCTCGATGGTGATACCCGTGGTGGTGCCGCCATTTCTATTCAGTACACGGTAGACAAGCCCATTAAGTTTGTGAGCAACGGCGAAAAGATGGATGCACTCGATGTGTTCTATCCCGACCGTATGGCGCAGCGTATTTTGGGCATGGGTGATATTACTACCCTCGTAGAAAAAGCGCAGGCCCAGTTTGACGAAGAACAGGCCAAAAAACTGGAAAAGAAAATCCGCAAAAACCAGTTCGACTTCGAAGACTTTTTACAGCAGATTCAGCAAATCAAAAAGATGGGTAACATGAAAGATTTGCTGGGCATGATACCCGGTTTGGGCAAGCAGGTAAAAGACCTCGATATTCCGGATGATGCCTTCAAAGGCATCGAGGCCATGATACACAGCATGACGCCAGAAGAAAGGGCCAATCCTGATATCATCAATCCTTCCCGCAAAAACCGCATTGCCAAAGGCAGCGGCAAAAAACTGGAGGAAGTAAATGCTTTCATGAAGCAGTTTGAGCAAATGAAGCAGATGATGAAAATGATGAACAAAATGCCGATGGGTGGCATGATGGGCCGTCGATAA
- a CDS encoding FG-GAP repeat protein — MKQLLTACMLLLAPTLFAQNNIAIGNNAPDSSARLDVQSSTQGLLIPRLTSAQRNAMPKKAVGLLVYDTDKQTVMMYNGSSWSALLFGDPSSLPPAYNQPPTSFFGQGYGCSVSIAGNWAAVGAFGHHDQFESGEYGAVFMYEKVNGSWTFRQLLKASDRATGDRFGYSVSVSGTALVVGASLADLPSKADAGKAYAFRYNGSTWVEEKIMTASDAAAEDYFGTSVALDGTLAIIGAPGKEYVNQPPTRNNEGAVYIWRYASFVPDWVQDYRDIWDQGSGNSKYGSSVSIDATTGIAAIGAPGHNSNKGVVAIKYKQSNPEWAFTVYTNSVSTGGQYGTSVSLKGNYLAVGSPYETGVGSIAGAGRAYVYKLEFGSWNYHADVAVTDAQNGDMVGASVSLNGDYLVVGMPGKNVNGYAAQGQALVYKLGTSQGAFGPLAAWIRQRSITDGTTTPNNNFGSTVSVQAGNVLVGGYLFNQGNGKVAFINVE, encoded by the coding sequence ATGAAACAACTGCTTACTGCCTGCATGCTGCTGCTGGCACCAACCCTATTTGCTCAAAACAATATTGCCATTGGTAATAATGCGCCAGACTCCTCGGCCCGCCTTGATGTACAGAGTAGCACACAAGGCCTGCTCATTCCCCGGTTGACTTCTGCGCAGCGCAATGCCATGCCCAAAAAAGCCGTGGGATTGCTGGTGTACGATACCGACAAGCAAACCGTGATGATGTACAATGGCAGCAGCTGGAGTGCCTTGCTTTTTGGTGATCCTTCTTCATTGCCACCCGCTTACAATCAGCCGCCCACTTCATTTTTCGGGCAGGGTTACGGATGCAGTGTTTCTATTGCTGGCAACTGGGCTGCTGTAGGTGCTTTTGGCCATCACGACCAATTTGAAAGTGGTGAATACGGTGCTGTATTTATGTACGAAAAAGTAAACGGCAGCTGGACTTTTCGCCAACTGCTGAAAGCCAGTGACCGTGCTACTGGTGATCGCTTTGGTTATTCTGTAAGTGTAAGCGGTACAGCATTGGTAGTAGGCGCCAGTCTCGCCGATTTGCCCTCCAAAGCCGACGCTGGCAAAGCCTATGCTTTTCGGTACAATGGCAGCACTTGGGTAGAAGAAAAAATTATGACGGCCAGTGATGCTGCCGCCGAAGATTACTTTGGTACCAGTGTGGCATTGGATGGCACCCTCGCCATCATTGGTGCACCAGGCAAAGAGTATGTAAACCAGCCACCCACCCGCAACAACGAAGGGGCTGTTTACATTTGGCGATATGCATCCTTTGTGCCTGATTGGGTGCAAGACTACCGCGATATCTGGGATCAGGGAAGCGGTAATTCTAAATATGGCAGCAGCGTTTCTATTGATGCTACCACGGGTATTGCGGCCATTGGGGCGCCGGGCCACAATAGCAACAAAGGGGTGGTGGCCATTAAATACAAACAGAGCAACCCTGAGTGGGCCTTTACAGTATACACCAATTCCGTATCTACAGGTGGCCAGTATGGTACCAGTGTGTCCCTCAAGGGCAACTATCTGGCAGTGGGTTCGCCGTATGAAACCGGTGTAGGCTCCATTGCTGGTGCAGGACGTGCATACGTGTACAAATTGGAATTTGGCAGCTGGAACTACCACGCCGACGTGGCCGTAACAGATGCGCAAAATGGCGATATGGTGGGTGCCAGTGTTTCGCTCAACGGCGATTATCTGGTAGTGGGTATGCCGGGTAAAAATGTAAACGGTTATGCGGCACAAGGGCAGGCGCTGGTGTACAAGCTCGGTACCTCACAAGGCGCATTCGGCCCTTTAGCGGCGTGGATTCGCCAACGGTCCATCACCGACGGTACTACTACACCCAACAACAATTTTGGCAGCACGGTATCGGTGCAGGCAGGCAATGTGCTGGTTGGCGGGTATTTGTTCAATCAGGGCAATGGTAAAGTGGCATTCATCAATGTGGAGTAG
- the rpsP gene encoding 30S ribosomal protein S16 has product MPVKIRLQRHGSKKRPFYFIVVADARSPRDGKFIQKLGTYNPLTVPATIQIDRQKSLEWLHKGAQPTDTVRRILSFKGVLYLKHLLRGVKLGLFDEATAMVKFQAWHEEHEANNARRSAANRRQVRDSRQAPVIKKVEAAAPVAEAPAPEAAPEAPAADAAAE; this is encoded by the coding sequence ATGCCAGTTAAAATCCGCTTGCAGCGTCACGGATCGAAGAAGCGTCCGTTTTATTTCATCGTAGTGGCAGATGCCCGTTCACCCCGCGATGGAAAGTTCATTCAGAAATTAGGTACTTACAACCCCCTGACTGTACCAGCTACTATCCAAATTGACCGTCAGAAGTCATTGGAGTGGTTGCACAAAGGTGCTCAGCCTACCGACACTGTTCGTCGTATCCTGAGCTTCAAAGGTGTATTGTACCTGAAGCACCTGCTGCGTGGTGTGAAGCTGGGTCTGTTCGACGAAGCTACTGCTATGGTTAAATTCCAGGCATGGCACGAAGAACACGAAGCCAACAACGCCCGCCGCTCAGCCGCCAATCGCCGTCAGGTGAGAGACAGCCGTCAGGCTCCTGTAATTAAGAAAGTAGAAGCGGCTGCTCCTGTAGCTGAAGCTCCTGCTCCAGAAGCTGCTCCTGAGGCTCCTGCCGCAGATGCTGCTGCTGAATAA
- the rimM gene encoding ribosome maturation factor RimM (Essential for efficient processing of 16S rRNA), whose protein sequence is MIETVSVGKLVAVVGLKGEMILQHALGKKTDLQGVVALMIEEKSGSKLPYFLQAAKGKAPDEVVVQLEGIDSREKATALLQKQVWLKKEDFEKHVAKHASISLLGFMVIDHGKKLGEIAEVIEQPHQLLCTIFINEKEVLIPLHEDSLLKIDQQKKQVHVHLPEGLLEIYLSA, encoded by the coding sequence ATGATAGAAACAGTTTCGGTGGGCAAGTTGGTAGCCGTTGTAGGTCTCAAAGGAGAAATGATTTTGCAACATGCGTTGGGCAAAAAAACAGATTTGCAGGGAGTAGTAGCATTGATGATTGAAGAGAAAAGCGGTTCTAAACTGCCCTACTTTTTGCAAGCAGCCAAAGGCAAAGCCCCCGATGAAGTGGTGGTGCAACTGGAAGGCATCGATAGCCGCGAAAAAGCCACGGCATTATTGCAAAAGCAGGTGTGGCTGAAAAAAGAAGACTTTGAAAAACATGTGGCCAAACATGCCTCCATTTCGTTGCTCGGTTTTATGGTGATTGACCATGGTAAAAAGCTGGGCGAAATAGCGGAAGTGATTGAACAACCGCACCAATTGCTCTGTACCATTTTCATCAACGAAAAAGAAGTGCTGATACCCCTGCACGAAGACAGCCTGCTGAAAATAGACCAGCAAAAAAAGCAGGTGCATGTGCATCTGCCGGAAGGGTTGCTGGAGATTTATTTAAGTGCGTAA
- the dinB gene encoding DNA polymerase IV codes for MAHIDLDSFFVSVERLLNPDLIGKPVIVGGTSNRGVVCSASYEARKFGVHSAMPTAQAAKLCPQAIFVWSGSGHYHHYSRMVTDIILAKVPLVEKASVDEFYLDLTGMDKFFPVFPYLLDLKKTINKETGLPISFALASNKLISKIATNEAKPNGEIEIPAGTEQAYLAPMPIGKIPGCGSKTVELLQAKGLRLIGDVVKTGPEKLEQWLGKWGLDLYRKSLGQDNGAVTPYHEQKSISSEETFSEDTNDIPFLEKEISRLAEKIGYELRQDGKLAGCVAIKIRYENFETHTRQQVIDHSASDLVFIRKAKALFHEAYDRSRKVRLIGVKLSQLDTDVFQMSLFDNPEQDKPLFNAIDDIKKQFGKTALFRAGAQNTAKDKARKPDDLWINRNPEKSTDD; via the coding sequence ATTGCCCATATTGATCTCGATTCGTTTTTTGTTTCGGTAGAGCGGTTACTGAACCCCGACCTTATTGGCAAGCCCGTGATTGTAGGCGGCACAAGCAACAGGGGCGTGGTATGTTCGGCCAGCTATGAGGCCCGCAAGTTTGGTGTGCACAGTGCCATGCCCACTGCACAGGCAGCCAAGCTGTGTCCGCAGGCCATTTTTGTTTGGAGCGGCTCGGGGCATTACCATCACTACAGCCGCATGGTAACGGATATTATATTGGCGAAAGTGCCGCTGGTAGAGAAAGCCAGTGTGGATGAATTTTACCTCGACCTCACCGGCATGGATAAGTTTTTTCCGGTATTCCCGTATTTACTCGACCTGAAAAAAACAATCAACAAGGAAACTGGATTGCCGATTTCATTTGCGCTGGCCAGCAATAAACTCATCAGCAAAATAGCCACCAACGAAGCCAAGCCCAATGGCGAAATAGAAATACCTGCCGGCACCGAGCAAGCTTATCTGGCGCCCATGCCAATTGGTAAAATACCCGGCTGTGGCAGCAAAACCGTGGAGCTGCTGCAAGCCAAAGGTTTGCGGTTGATTGGCGATGTAGTAAAAACCGGGCCGGAAAAACTGGAGCAGTGGCTGGGCAAATGGGGCCTCGATTTGTACCGCAAATCATTGGGGCAGGACAATGGTGCTGTGACGCCTTACCACGAACAAAAAAGTATCAGCAGCGAAGAAACCTTTAGCGAAGACACGAATGACATTCCTTTTCTGGAAAAAGAAATCAGCCGCCTGGCGGAGAAGATAGGCTACGAACTGCGGCAGGATGGCAAACTGGCTGGTTGTGTGGCTATCAAAATCCGCTACGAAAATTTTGAGACGCATACCCGCCAGCAGGTGATCGATCATTCGGCTTCCGATCTGGTGTTCATCCGCAAAGCCAAGGCTTTGTTTCACGAAGCGTACGACCGCAGCCGCAAAGTGCGGCTCATTGGCGTAAAGCTCAGCCAGCTGGATACTGATGTATTTCAAATGAGTTTGTTTGACAATCCGGAGCAGGATAAACCGCTGTTCAATGCCATTGACGATATCAAAAAGCAGTTTGGCAAAACGGCATTGTTTAGAGCCGGGGCGCAAAACACGGCGAAAGACAAAGCCCGCAAACCCGATGATTTGTGGATCAACCGCAATCCTGAAAAAAGCACTGATGATTAG